The Shewanella mesophila genome contains the following window.
AATGTCCCCTGTTTAACATTATGCCCCGTCTGTTGTTATGCCTTACCTGGCCAGTATTCGCGGATATCACTTAAGGGGCGATATAGTGTCAGCATTACATCGGTTTCGCCACCCTCATAGACTTCGACTTCAACGGCAAAGCGCTCTTCATCATCGAGTAGTTGATAGCTTTCAAACTGATCGCCAGTTGCACCGCTTTCATCTTGTGGTGGACGTTGGCCTCGGTAGTCTTGACGGTGAAAATAACCGAACTGGGCAAAATTTATTTGATGGTATTGTGCTGCTAACCAAGGTTCAAGTTGCTCGACAACCGGCGTTTGCACCGTGAGATGAGCCTGAACATCTTCTTCAAAGATATCACTAAAGGCGTCGAGATCGAATAGCTGCTCTACCTGTGCTCGATTGATCTTCAGAGAAAAGCCCAGATAAGTTTCATCGTCCTCATCGAGTGATAAAAACAGGGTGTCATTGCCATGGCCTTTTAATACCCACTCAGTGATTTGTTTGCGCTCAAACTCATAGGTATTAACGGCTTCGACTCGCAGCTGTTGGCCACGTAGCTGCACGGGTAGGGCAAAGCTATCGTCCATCGATATCATGTCACCTACTTGCAGGTGATTGGGGTGATTTAGTTGTCGTGGCGGTGGTGCTTTTTTACCAAAAAGCCCTTTCAAGAATCCCATGAAATACTCCTAACGCTGAAGGTGA
Protein-coding sequences here:
- a CDS encoding DUF4178 domain-containing protein; this encodes MGFLKGLFGKKAPPPRQLNHPNHLQVGDMISMDDSFALPVQLRGQQLRVEAVNTYEFERKQITEWVLKGHGNDTLFLSLDEDDETYLGFSLKINRAQVEQLFDLDAFSDIFEEDVQAHLTVQTPVVEQLEPWLAAQYHQINFAQFGYFHRQDYRGQRPPQDESGATGDQFESYQLLDDEERFAVEVEVYEGGETDVMLTLYRPLSDIREYWPGKA